In Carassius carassius chromosome 46, fCarCar2.1, whole genome shotgun sequence, the following proteins share a genomic window:
- the LOC132129140 gene encoding ankyrin repeat domain-containing protein SOWAHD-like, translating to MNYYLLLTLFVIFCILFSQGYTPLHIAALHRHRHIFDQLVRTYGANENLRDYSGHIAYHYLNLRETQLEDHELSEVSECHSLTQAGERRNRKITSLFHSMKKWGSAEELAPIPEERTVAHQLMLPAFRPRKFSR from the exons ATGAATTATTACCTGCTTTTGACACTTTTTGTGATATTCTGTATTTTATTCTCACAGGGGTACACACCTTTACACATTGCAGCACTGCACAGGCATCGACATATATTTGACCAGCTGGTCAGGACATATG GAGCAAATGAGAATTTGCGGGACTACAGCGGCCACATAGCATATCATTACCTCAACTTACGGGAAACACAATTAGAAGACCATGAGCTAT CTGAAGTCAGCGAGTGCCACAGTCTAACCCAGGCTGGCGAGCGCAGGAACAGGAAGATCACCTCATTATTTCACTCCATGAAGAAGTGGGGTTCAGCAGAGGAGCTGGCGCCCATACCGGAGGAGAGGACTGTTGCTCATCAGCTCATGCTGCCTGCGTTTAGGCCCAGAAAGTTCTCACGGTAG
- the LOC132129159 gene encoding iroquois-class homeodomain protein IRX-1-like, whose product MPALPTGFGNFFMDRNISMPVGYQLLGCPPGMQQPPPHLVGMAGVPLAFSGIPGYSFIPYPQAGHMAHISNSYDLKAAYPYHQALLGRGGPYYTPYRPMPADDPSRVTKVATRESTSALKVWLSEHLKNPYPTKGEKIMLAIVTKMSLTQVSTWFANARRRLKKENRVSWASKGKSDDEDEDGESEEEGSLRKGTDDEDEIDPKTVEEEEDVAGSKSVEDRFAEGLDQQKESDTSCESKKEACKQNVEVQKPKIWSLAETATSDIVKKPRDLKHLPIPGKWWAGWPSRDTSPVNLSTHDLLKQRQ is encoded by the exons ATGCCTGCTTTACCAACGGGGTTTGGAAACTTCTTCATGGACAGAAACATCAGCATGCCCGTTGGATATCAATTATTGGGCTGCCCGCCAGGAATGCAGCAGCCACCGCCTCATCTTGTGGGAATGGCTGGGGTTCCCTTAGCCTTCTCAGGAATACCGGGATACAGTTTCATCCCTTATCCTCAAGCGGGACACATGGCACACATT TCAAATTCCTATGACCTCAAGGCTGCATATCCCTATCACCAAGCTCTACTAGGACGTGGAGGACCCTATTACACCCCATATCGTCCCATGCCAGCTGATGACCCGAGTAGGGTCACCAAAGTGGCCACTAGAGAGAGCACCAGCGCTTTGAAGGTGTGGCTCAGCGAACACCTGAAAAACCCATATCCCACCAAAGGTGAGAAGATCATGCTCGCCATCGTCACCAAGATGAGCCTCACGCAGGTGTCCACGTGGTTCGCCAACGCCCGGCGCCGCCTGAAGAAGGAGAACCGGGTCAGCTGGGCCTCCAAAGGAAAGTCCGacgatgaggatgaggatggtgaGAGCGAAGAGGAGGGGTCTTTGAGAAAAGGcactgatgatgaagatgaaatcGATCCTAAAACggttgaggaggaggaggatgtcgCGGGGTCCAAGTCGGTCGAGGACCGTTTTGCGGAAGGACTGGATCAGCAAAAGGAAAGTGACACGTCGTGTGAGAGCAAAAAAGAGGCGTGTAAACAAAACGTGGAAGTCCAGAAACCTAAAATCTGGTCTCTCGCCGAAACCGCGACTTCAGATATCGTCAAGAAACCCAGAGATCTGAAACATCTCCCCATTCCAGGCAAGTGGTGGGCTGGGTGGCCTTCACGGGACACCTCACCCGTGAACCTCTCCACACATGACCTTCTCAAACAAAGGCAATGA
- the LOC132129684 gene encoding tumor necrosis factor receptor superfamily member 5-like: MRTVIFLCLLVTLLYLVSCCDEDTHYWKQDKCCKKCGPGKRMLKDDNCEDPRCQDCLDGEYQSGYTSNTKCERQPSCDPNLHFQPQINPSKTSLSKCQCEAGYYCTQDDDCDTCRKRTVCKAGQRVLIKGSPFSDTVCEACKNGSFSTHESADTCKEWTICEHGFDKNAPGSSTSDRICVDDRRAHRGAVAFGVVVLLLILIGIAATLYFTKGNKCWKELHKCFNKGRSHENLDVEKPIYQQPVEVDEPVSPSPSNVTENGNVVEQERGKEPVYPSAESNSYSYY, encoded by the exons ATGAGAACAGTTATCTTTCTCTGTTTGCTG GTCACATTGTTGTACCTTGTGTCATGTTGTGATGAGGACACACATTACTGGAAGCAAGATAAATGCTGCAAGAAGTGTGGACCAG GTAAGAGGATGCTGAAGGATGACAACTGTGAGGACCCGCGCTGTCAGGACTGCCTGGACGGAGAGTATCAGAGCGGCTACACCAGCAACACCAAATGTGAACGCCAGCCCAGCTGTGACCCCA atttacattttcagCCACAAATTAATCCCAGTAAGACCAGTTTAAGCAAATGTCAGTGTGAAGCTGGATACTACTGTACGCAAGACGATGACTGCGACACTTGTAGGAAACGCACAGTTTGCAAGGCAGGACAGAGAGTCCTCATAAAAG GTTCACCGTTTAGTGATACTGTGTGTGAGGCATGTAAAAATGGATCATTCTCCACCCATGAGTCAGCTGACACTTGCAAGGAATGGACAAT ATGTGAACATGGATTTGATAAAAACGCTCCTGGCAGTTCAACCTCAGACCGAATCTGTG TGGATGACAGACGTGCTCACAGAGGTGCAGTTGCTTTTGGAGTTGTAGTACTTCTGCTCATCTTAATTGGAATTGCTGCAACATTATACTTCACAAAAG GAAATAAATGCTGGAAAGAG CTCCACAAATGCTTCAATAAAGGAAGATCGCATGAAAATCTAGATGTTGAGAAACCAATCTATCAACAGCCTGTGGAGGTCGATGAACCCGTGAGCCCCTCACCAAGTAACGTAACTGAAAATGGAAATGTTGTAGAACAAGAGAGGGGCAAAGAACCTGTCTATCCAAGTGCTGAATCAAATTCATATAGTTATTACTAG